Proteins found in one Leptotrichia trevisanii DSM 22070 genomic segment:
- a CDS encoding phage tail tape measure protein has translation MADNVIAIQVNVDGIESAISHFNSLSESFGKLAQGAQEGTSGNETLQNSLENVASAVKEATSGNDELENSLSEVANAANEAGDDVKKLGDSNTKASESADKLSESSKKAADGAEDLGKSSDKTAEAFEKLNTLGKDVGETLSKSLGNKIPDTISKIGSKFSGLLSPLKKVGEAGKKAFSFLGSSIGGKISDLGSKLKNLFNVVSSASVTGGGLGAISSAISGLAGLATGPVGAVILAIGALTAATAAFGVKALKASAEFQQGMNKVFTMLPGISKQAMNSMSNDVIDLSNKYGKSANEISEAMYQALSAGVSQEKVKGFLEVAQKGAIAGVTDITTAVDGLSSVVNAWGEDAISAAQASDLIFTAVKNGKTSFEEVAGSIAQVSPIASALGVNFSDVSAAIGTLTAKGTPTNVVMTQMKAAFSEFSKGSTTASKEFKKATGQSFQEFIAKGGNLQTAMQALETHAKKTGKNINEFFGSVEAGSFALSLTGENTESFTKNMQDMKNSKGATDTAFAQMDQGITANMGKIKEKMHNTMIQAGQALTPMASQMLQGFTGIMPMIIESFSTLGAALMPFISGWVSTFNGFNQTIQSNSSQFKAVFQGVGNIVTAVSAAIGAALSITGAISNAVFGLIINLLSSFMTSAGLAGSQGQSFASTMSSAFSAIASIVGGALQFIMPLLVGLAQIIGTVLGFAVKGLVEGFMKLGNVLSKVGGFFKKLFGKGDAENAKKDMEELKKGMEELNAEAAKPAEKQVDINAQVNTQIAQAGANGQIVGMSVQQVPQTATPAQPQTIKLDPTAKVPIDPASLSNTQMKIDPTAFSNVQQAVQQVSSDIKGNPQDATRNSLLSELKAEMSALKAEMSATKSAIVGKLGEVVAAIHAIKINVNVPAGPSESDIANKIAASLQKG, from the coding sequence ATGGCGGATAATGTTATAGCAATACAGGTAAATGTAGACGGAATAGAAAGTGCTATATCTCATTTTAATTCGTTATCTGAAAGTTTTGGGAAACTTGCACAGGGAGCACAGGAAGGTACAAGTGGAAACGAAACTCTGCAAAATAGCTTGGAAAATGTGGCGAGTGCTGTTAAGGAAGCAACTAGCGGAAATGATGAACTAGAAAATAGCTTAAGTGAAGTTGCGAACGCTGCAAATGAAGCTGGGGATGATGTAAAAAAATTAGGTGACAGTAATACCAAGGCTTCTGAAAGTGCTGATAAATTATCTGAAAGTTCTAAAAAGGCGGCAGATGGTGCTGAGGATTTAGGTAAGAGTAGTGATAAAACAGCAGAAGCCTTTGAGAAATTGAACACGCTTGGAAAAGATGTGGGGGAAACACTATCAAAATCTTTAGGCAATAAAATACCAGATACTATAAGTAAAATTGGGAGTAAATTTAGTGGATTGCTTAGTCCATTGAAAAAAGTGGGAGAGGCTGGTAAAAAGGCTTTTTCATTTTTGGGAAGTAGTATAGGTGGAAAAATCAGTGATTTGGGCTCTAAATTGAAAAATCTTTTTAATGTTGTATCCTCAGCCAGTGTTACTGGTGGCGGACTTGGTGCTATTAGTAGTGCAATCAGTGGACTTGCAGGACTTGCAACTGGTCCTGTTGGAGCGGTTATTCTTGCTATTGGTGCACTTACTGCGGCTACAGCTGCATTTGGTGTAAAGGCATTGAAAGCCTCGGCTGAATTTCAACAGGGAATGAATAAAGTTTTTACAATGCTTCCAGGAATTTCAAAGCAAGCAATGAACTCGATGAGTAACGATGTTATAGACTTATCAAACAAATATGGTAAAAGTGCAAACGAAATATCTGAAGCAATGTATCAGGCATTGTCTGCTGGAGTATCACAGGAAAAGGTTAAGGGATTTTTAGAAGTTGCTCAAAAAGGGGCAATTGCTGGGGTAACTGACATTACAACAGCAGTAGATGGACTTAGTTCGGTTGTAAATGCTTGGGGAGAGGACGCTATAAGTGCGGCACAGGCGAGTGATTTAATCTTTACGGCAGTAAAAAATGGTAAAACGAGTTTTGAAGAAGTGGCAGGCAGTATTGCTCAAGTATCACCTATTGCCAGTGCATTAGGAGTTAATTTCAGTGATGTATCAGCTGCAATTGGAACATTAACGGCAAAAGGAACACCAACAAACGTCGTTATGACACAGATGAAAGCAGCATTTAGTGAATTTTCAAAAGGATCGACAACAGCTTCTAAAGAATTTAAGAAAGCAACAGGGCAATCGTTTCAGGAGTTTATAGCGAAAGGCGGAAATTTACAGACTGCGATGCAGGCATTGGAAACTCACGCTAAAAAGACGGGTAAAAACATTAATGAATTTTTTGGAAGTGTGGAAGCTGGATCTTTTGCATTATCATTAACAGGTGAAAATACAGAATCATTTACAAAAAATATGCAGGATATGAAAAATTCAAAAGGAGCTACTGATACAGCGTTTGCACAAATGGATCAAGGGATAACGGCAAATATGGGAAAAATAAAAGAAAAAATGCACAACACTATGATTCAAGCAGGGCAAGCTCTTACTCCGATGGCTTCTCAAATGCTTCAAGGATTTACGGGGATAATGCCTATGATAATAGAATCATTTTCAACCTTAGGTGCTGCATTAATGCCGTTTATAAGTGGTTGGGTTAGCACATTTAATGGATTTAATCAAACAATACAATCTAACTCTAGTCAATTTAAAGCGGTTTTTCAAGGAGTCGGGAATATAGTTACGGCTGTTTCGGCTGCAATAGGTGCTGCACTATCAATTACAGGGGCTATTTCTAATGCTGTTTTTGGACTTATAATTAATTTATTGAGCAGTTTTATGACTTCTGCTGGGCTTGCTGGCTCTCAGGGGCAAAGTTTTGCAAGTACAATGTCAAGTGCTTTTAGTGCAATTGCCAGTATTGTAGGAGGTGCATTGCAATTCATAATGCCACTTTTAGTAGGATTAGCGCAAATAATTGGAACAGTGCTTGGTTTTGCTGTAAAAGGACTTGTAGAAGGGTTTATGAAGCTAGGCAATGTGTTATCTAAAGTTGGTGGTTTTTTCAAAAAATTATTTGGTAAAGGTGATGCTGAAAATGCCAAAAAAGATATGGAAGAGCTAAAAAAAGGAATGGAAGAACTAAATGCTGAAGCGGCAAAACCAGCAGAAAAGCAAGTTGATATAAACGCACAAGTTAATACCCAAATCGCTCAAGCAGGAGCTAATGGACAAATTGTAGGTATGAGTGTACAACAGGTGCCACAAACAGCAACTCCAGCACAACCCCAAACTATAAAACTAGATCCAACGGCAAAAGTTCCTATTGATCCAGCTAGTCTTTCAAATACTCAAATGAAAATAGATCCGACAGCGTTTAGCAATGTTCAGCAGGCAGTCCAACAAGTGAGTAGTGACATCAAAGGAAATCCACAAGATGCTACTAGAAATAGTTTACTTAGTGAGTTAAAGGCTGAAATGAGTGCATTGAAAGCTGAAATGTCTGCTACTAAAAGTGCGATTGTTGGAAAACTTGGAGAAGTGGTGGCTGCAATACACGCTATAAAAATTAACGTAAATGTTCCCGCTGGTCCGAGTGAATCTGATATTGCTAATAAAATTGCAGCGAGTTTACAGAAAGGATAG
- a CDS encoding gp53-like domain-containing protein has translation MKQTTLDLIKNINENTFIPATTQNELFELFQLDTVADLRKVSRNFMKVYELLEHFDNQTSNATKEKEGIVKLGTETGNAIDAETWKQAIGQTLGGYISKVENKEAGKWYINDLTDGKIYKCIQNHSSTSFDITKFVDITNIGLSDKLENLFSSENNFVKIGNIIIQCGRNEVPENSNENGASFKFPKPFPNACWAITANDVGGGVRSVAVSPTSNSEFKAWARFGKDFAGSIFCWIAIGF, from the coding sequence ATGAAACAAACAACACTAGATTTAATAAAAAATATAAATGAAAATACCTTTATACCTGCAACTACTCAAAATGAATTATTTGAACTGTTTCAATTAGATACAGTCGCTGATTTAAGAAAAGTTTCAAGGAATTTTATGAAAGTGTATGAACTGTTGGAACACTTTGATAATCAGACTTCCAACGCAACAAAGGAAAAAGAGGGAATTGTAAAATTGGGTACAGAAACAGGAAATGCAATAGATGCTGAAACTTGGAAACAAGCGATAGGGCAAACATTAGGTGGGTATATAAGTAAAGTTGAAAATAAAGAAGCTGGAAAATGGTATATAAATGATTTGACAGATGGGAAAATATACAAGTGTATACAAAATCACTCAAGTACGAGTTTTGATATTACTAAATTTGTGGATATTACGAATATTGGACTTTCGGACAAATTGGAAAATTTGTTCAGTTCTGAAAACAACTTCGTGAAAATAGGAAATATCATAATCCAATGTGGAAGAAACGAAGTTCCTGAAAATTCAAACGAAAATGGAGCTTCATTTAAATTTCCTAAACCTTTTCCAAACGCTTGCTGGGCTATAACAGCTAACGATGTCGGAGGTGGAGTTAGAAGCGTAGCAGTTAGTCCAACCTCGAACTCAGAGTTCAAGGCTTGGGCAAGATTCGGAAAAGATTTTGCTGGGAGCATTTTCTGCTGGATTGCAATAGGATTTTAA
- a CDS encoding baseplate J/gp47 family protein, with protein MVTREDIDVYEEEVNELVNNIFNGSFMSKYSDVVGSFTADIVRAFSTELIVQQKLYDEMSKKYNVTTAESIYLDSICSEDYIFRKKATVATGTVRIYGTSGTLIETGMTVASNNCTYTITETKIVAYKSTGTVGYSDVRVVANIAGEVGNCGIGEINKFSENYAGLERVENLSNISNGSDEENDTELRERRRKILSSPSVNYNANMIREMILNNFENIKKLRIIPRWNGKGTAKIIGIGKSDIKLKDEELNAIKTYLDNEIITDAEFTIKTIKEKSINLTFEAVLNKEYNEESAIKLTKSTLNQVFLDKLFEENRIYYAEIIDKLLEVKAFKKISNIDINNTKEDVVLDDEDLVSVLNVTLKTLD; from the coding sequence ATGGTTACAAGGGAAGATATAGATGTCTATGAGGAAGAAGTAAACGAACTTGTTAATAACATTTTTAACGGAAGTTTTATGAGCAAATATAGTGATGTTGTTGGAAGTTTTACAGCAGATATTGTGAGAGCATTTTCAACAGAATTAATTGTACAGCAGAAACTATATGATGAAATGTCAAAAAAATACAATGTTACAACTGCTGAAAGCATTTATCTTGACAGTATTTGTAGTGAAGATTATATTTTTAGAAAAAAAGCAACTGTTGCAACTGGGACTGTTAGGATTTACGGGACAAGTGGAACGTTAATTGAAACTGGAATGACTGTTGCGAGCAATAATTGTACATATACTATAACTGAAACAAAAATAGTTGCGTATAAATCGACTGGAACAGTTGGTTATAGTGATGTTAGGGTGGTTGCAAATATTGCGGGAGAAGTTGGAAACTGTGGAATTGGAGAAATAAATAAATTTTCAGAAAATTATGCAGGACTTGAAAGAGTAGAAAATCTTAGTAATATTTCAAACGGATCAGATGAGGAAAACGACACAGAACTGCGGGAACGTAGGAGAAAGATATTATCTAGTCCGAGTGTAAATTATAACGCAAATATGATTAGGGAAATGATATTAAATAATTTTGAGAATATAAAAAAATTAAGAATAATTCCGAGATGGAATGGTAAAGGAACGGCTAAGATTATTGGAATTGGTAAATCGGATATAAAACTAAAAGATGAAGAACTGAATGCAATAAAAACATATTTAGATAATGAAATTATAACAGATGCCGAATTTACTATAAAGACAATTAAGGAAAAAAGTATAAATCTTACATTTGAAGCTGTATTAAATAAAGAATATAACGAAGAAAGTGCAATTAAACTTACAAAAAGTACATTAAATCAAGTATTTTTGGATAAATTATTTGAGGAAAATAGAATTTATTATGCAGAAATAATTGATAAATTGCTGGAAGTAAAAGCGTTTAAGAAAATATCAAATATAGACATCAATAACACAAAAGAGGATGTTGTATTGGATGACGAGGATTTGGTAAGTGTTTTGAATGTAACGTTAAAAACTTTGGATTAG
- a CDS encoding phage virion morphogenesis protein, translating to MKINIKTNIDSFSLSFKEKLRSINKEETLDEVAFYMEDEMRKRFNTETDYQGNKWARLKHRNGKPLSDTGVLKGSLGVAEISGNSVSVFSNLIYARLQDQGGEITPKDNKIFGKISFSKKIVVPARKFSGASDKNRKDIEKIVEEYVINKLK from the coding sequence ATGAAAATTAATATAAAGACAAATATTGATAGTTTTAGTTTAAGTTTCAAGGAAAAATTAAGAAGTATCAACAAAGAGGAAACGTTGGATGAAGTGGCATTTTATATGGAGGATGAAATGCGGAAAAGATTTAATACTGAAACTGATTATCAGGGAAATAAATGGGCTAGGTTAAAACATAGAAATGGAAAGCCCCTAAGTGATACTGGAGTTTTAAAAGGCTCGTTAGGAGTAGCTGAAATATCAGGAAATAGTGTATCAGTATTTTCAAATTTAATTTATGCACGATTGCAGGATCAAGGTGGGGAAATAACTCCTAAAGATAATAAGATTTTTGGTAAAATATCATTTTCAAAAAAAATTGTAGTACCGGCAAGGAAATTTTCTGGAGCTTCAGATAAGAATAGAAAAGATATTGAAAAAATTGTAGAAGAATATGTAATAAATAAATTAAAATAG
- a CDS encoding DUF2313 domain-containing protein has translation MAKNVHQKSIEYIKNNFNINELSNFYVKDFVNDGRNNDFSSIKSNPKAMNFVKHTNKLSEMTVSELLNYKVSDFSFFVGLDDYVNFTQKITEKRFPLLFSYDNDYADVIYNLAKNDYYNSMIKSLPGIFRNSNLIQDVFHFADLELKSLEFVIGTLVKNRRFITARNEVLEEFEEHYKLISSKNLSTIFKINRIISKRILRRANTLQNFKDTMKLYFIYNDNVTITNDKNNFQYIVDFHSSTVDKEYLDYWLELIYEVIPIWYDIKIVY, from the coding sequence ATGGCAAAAAATGTACACCAGAAGTCAATTGAATATATAAAAAATAATTTTAATATAAATGAATTATCAAATTTCTATGTAAAAGATTTTGTAAATGATGGTAGAAATAATGATTTTTCTTCGATTAAAAGTAATCCTAAAGCAATGAACTTTGTAAAACATACAAATAAATTGTCCGAAATGACAGTATCAGAATTGTTAAATTATAAAGTGAGTGATTTTTCATTTTTTGTTGGTTTGGATGATTACGTAAACTTTACACAAAAAATTACTGAGAAAAGGTTTCCATTGCTTTTTTCGTATGATAACGATTATGCTGATGTTATATATAATCTTGCTAAAAACGATTATTACAACAGTATGATAAAGTCCCTTCCGGGAATATTCAGAAATTCAAATCTTATACAAGATGTATTTCATTTTGCGGATCTTGAATTAAAGTCACTGGAATTTGTAATAGGAACATTGGTAAAAAACAGAAGATTTATAACAGCAAGAAATGAAGTTTTAGAAGAATTTGAAGAACATTATAAATTAATATCAAGCAAAAATTTATCAACAATTTTTAAAATAAACAGAATCATTTCCAAACGTATTTTAAGACGTGCAAACACTTTACAGAATTTCAAAGATACAATGAAACTATATTTTATCTATAACGACAATGTAACAATAACGAATGATAAAAATAACTTTCAGTATATTGTAGATTTTCATTCTAGCACTGTAGATAAAGAATATTTAGATTACTGGCTGGAATTGATTTATGAAGTTATACCAATTTGGTACGACATAAAAATTGTATATTAA
- a CDS encoding XkdQ/YqbQ family protein, producing the protein MKIIVTDPDEKRYDLTSIVKDNIQLSSSIDNITAQMEFELAYNYRENMPYHTIDLDKGAYFVELYDDADTLIFQGIIPKISVNNKGPKFTAYDPSFYISRISEIFQFDKLPAGECVKKMLKEFDMPVGTIENCDVKIDEYYYKETIADIIKKIIETIKEDKGENWHFYFKDNAFHFVKRNSDKYLDGQTQPKEYQIYVGNGYVNIFNFIKDASYTSSFENMKNSIIVVDGDDEKMNKVDTAKDNENIKKYGLLQYVVKQEKNNQDKSAKKGRSKDKNNKKDGKGKKEDKNNKGKKTKNSKRNKNTAKKGKK; encoded by the coding sequence GTGAAAATAATTGTAACAGATCCTGATGAGAAAAGATATGATTTGACAAGTATTGTAAAGGATAATATTCAGCTTTCAAGCAGTATTGACAACATCACGGCACAAATGGAATTTGAACTGGCTTACAATTATAGGGAGAATATGCCGTATCATACGATTGATTTGGATAAGGGAGCTTATTTTGTAGAACTTTATGATGATGCCGATACTTTGATATTTCAAGGAATTATCCCTAAAATAAGTGTTAATAATAAAGGTCCTAAGTTTACAGCGTATGATCCAAGTTTTTATATATCACGTATTTCTGAAATATTTCAGTTTGATAAACTTCCAGCAGGAGAATGCGTAAAAAAAATGCTCAAAGAATTTGATATGCCTGTCGGAACTATAGAAAACTGTGATGTGAAAATAGATGAGTATTATTACAAGGAAACTATTGCGGATATAATAAAAAAAATTATAGAAACGATAAAAGAGGATAAAGGCGAAAACTGGCATTTTTATTTTAAGGATAATGCTTTTCATTTTGTCAAAAGAAATAGTGATAAATACTTGGATGGGCAAACACAGCCTAAAGAATATCAAATATATGTTGGAAATGGGTATGTGAATATTTTCAATTTTATCAAAGACGCAAGTTATACATCAAGTTTTGAAAATATGAAAAATAGCATAATTGTAGTTGATGGTGATGATGAAAAAATGAATAAAGTTGATACAGCGAAAGATAACGAAAATATTAAGAAATACGGATTATTGCAGTATGTTGTCAAGCAGGAGAAAAATAATCAAGATAAATCAGCTAAAAAAGGTAGAAGCAAGGATAAGAATAATAAAAAAGATGGAAAAGGTAAGAAAGAAGATAAAAATAATAAAGGTAAAAAAACAAAAAATTCAAAACGCAACAAAAATACAGCTAAGAAAGGCAAAAAATAA
- a CDS encoding DUF2634 domain-containing protein — protein sequence MLPNSAITALDTYSSNKNIEYDNSDIYFDLKWDFKKGDFVYEKGTPVLLTTRKEIVKQWIIKCLIVTKNAWRVYYKDVFPFGVGINKYRGINPLYQDYAQSEIKREILTALKEHEYIKSINNYYSDFKEDRLTFEFDVILKDDEGTLNISETFEFDNLL from the coding sequence ATGTTACCTAATTCAGCAATTACAGCACTTGATACATATTCTAGCAATAAAAATATTGAGTATGATAATTCTGACATTTATTTTGACTTGAAATGGGATTTTAAAAAAGGCGATTTTGTTTATGAAAAAGGTACACCTGTTCTTTTGACTACAAGAAAAGAAATTGTAAAGCAATGGATTATAAAGTGCCTAATTGTTACTAAAAATGCTTGGAGAGTTTACTACAAGGATGTATTTCCTTTTGGAGTCGGAATAAATAAATATCGTGGAATAAATCCGCTTTATCAGGATTATGCACAAAGTGAAATAAAACGTGAAATTTTGACTGCATTAAAAGAACACGAATATATTAAATCTATAAATAACTATTATTCAGATTTCAAAGAAGATAGGCTGACGTTTGAGTTTGATGTAATTCTAAAAGATGATGAAGGAACTCTAAATATTAGTGAAACTTTTGAATTTGACAATCTTTTATAG
- a CDS encoding phage tail fiber protein translates to MSGFTMAAKAKILNNLFEGKTYYAGLLTAITTGANGKENATELVSASYARRAINFASTSSNETSNIASVKFPEAREDWGRIIGIGIYDSLTGGNLINFATFDARDEVIIYALMQYEIAKNFYVIGFRN, encoded by the coding sequence ATGAGTGGATTTACAATGGCTGCAAAAGCAAAAATATTAAACAATTTATTTGAAGGCAAAACATATTATGCGGGGCTTTTGACGGCTATAACAACGGGAGCAAATGGAAAAGAGAATGCAACAGAACTTGTATCAGCTTCATATGCCAGAAGAGCTATAAACTTTGCTTCAACTTCATCAAACGAAACAAGCAATATAGCTTCTGTGAAATTTCCTGAAGCAAGGGAAGATTGGGGACGTATTATAGGAATCGGAATATATGATTCATTGACTGGTGGAAATTTAATAAATTTTGCTACTTTTGACGCAAGAGATGAAGTAATAATTTACGCTTTAATGCAGTATGAAATAGCAAAAAACTTTTATGTGATAGGATTTAGAAATTAA
- a CDS encoding phage tail sheath C-terminal domain-containing protein, translated as MNGSPKFVLEIEERAGTAIARSEQGVVGVVLFDSTKDTEKYIYVSRGDVLQTDWDNDNYNLLKDLAFVGSPYKVIVRRVKEDARDSVKITDILSDLENDVDSIVIPKATESDTDDLISYAKSRHNTELGKLALDFNQAHFFTFVASDKVPDHHAIINNGITGAVVNGHEYNDKEFALAIASLEAGCPISRSITNMKMGFLDKCDIPAEPGKITKKGKIAVSVQRDDSGISYYVINRGVTSFITPDTKKQRRFSKVKVVRSLFIITEDLKKSWNDYKGARLNGYLNKMAFLNAVNAYTQSLMNQGILDPDYSNTFDIDIEQHKLYLMTEKGISRDEVDKMSEARLRRINTVDGVYAKCDELMPLDCMEDFYGKAIIQS; from the coding sequence ATGAATGGAAGTCCAAAATTTGTTTTGGAAATTGAAGAAAGAGCAGGAACAGCAATAGCAAGAAGTGAACAGGGTGTTGTTGGCGTGGTACTGTTTGATAGTACAAAAGACACAGAAAAATACATTTATGTCAGTAGAGGAGACGTATTGCAGACAGACTGGGATAATGACAATTACAATCTTTTAAAAGATTTGGCGTTTGTAGGAAGTCCATATAAGGTTATAGTTCGTAGAGTGAAAGAAGACGCTAGAGATAGCGTAAAAATAACTGACATATTAAGTGATTTAGAAAATGATGTTGACAGCATTGTTATACCAAAAGCTACTGAAAGTGATACAGATGATTTAATTAGCTATGCAAAAAGTCGGCATAATACAGAACTTGGTAAATTGGCATTAGACTTTAATCAGGCACATTTTTTTACCTTTGTGGCAAGTGATAAAGTGCCAGATCATCATGCAATTATAAATAATGGAATAACAGGAGCAGTTGTAAATGGACATGAATACAATGATAAGGAATTTGCGTTGGCTATAGCAAGTCTAGAGGCAGGATGTCCTATTTCAAGAAGTATTACAAATATGAAAATGGGATTCTTGGATAAATGTGATATTCCAGCAGAACCAGGTAAAATTACAAAAAAAGGTAAAATTGCGGTTAGCGTTCAACGTGACGACAGCGGTATTAGCTACTATGTAATTAATCGTGGAGTTACTTCATTTATAACACCTGACACAAAAAAACAGCGTAGATTTAGTAAAGTTAAAGTTGTAAGAAGTTTATTTATAATTACTGAAGACTTGAAAAAATCTTGGAATGATTATAAAGGTGCGAGATTAAATGGTTATTTAAATAAAATGGCTTTTTTGAATGCGGTTAATGCCTACACTCAAAGTCTTATGAATCAAGGAATACTTGATCCAGATTATTCAAATACTTTTGATATTGATATAGAGCAACACAAACTTTATTTAATGACAGAAAAAGGTATATCAAGAGATGAAGTGGACAAAATGAGTGAAGCAAGATTGCGTAGAATTAATACGGTTGATGGTGTTTATGCGAAATGCGATGAACTTATGCCACTTGATTGTATGGAAGACTTTTATGGAAAGGCGATAATCCAAAGTTAG
- a CDS encoding DUF2577 family protein, giving the protein MDNKVLQADEAKHSEPDKAFDNLAKIFEQRFGNPDWNGPFLGKVVKAPPNLEVQIDERIVLKADRIVVAWEKVAGYTREFEVKGNIEIDVTDSENQDSGGNIHNKIKAKGTYKASGTNKWTDELKVGDEVILNEFKNQKKFYLVDKAYYYKAGE; this is encoded by the coding sequence ATGGATAACAAAGTATTACAGGCTGATGAAGCAAAACACTCTGAACCTGATAAAGCCTTTGATAATTTAGCAAAAATTTTTGAACAAAGATTTGGGAATCCCGATTGGAATGGTCCTTTTTTAGGAAAAGTTGTAAAAGCACCTCCAAATTTGGAAGTTCAAATTGACGAAAGGATTGTGTTAAAAGCAGATAGAATTGTTGTAGCTTGGGAGAAAGTGGCTGGATATACTAGGGAATTTGAAGTTAAGGGAAATATTGAAATAGATGTAACTGATAGCGAAAATCAAGATTCTGGCGGAAATATTCATAACAAAATAAAGGCAAAAGGAACATATAAAGCCAGCGGAACGAATAAATGGACTGACGAATTAAAGGTTGGCGATGAAGTCATATTAAACGAATTTAAGAATCAGAAAAAGTTTTATTTGGTAGACAAGGCTTATTATTATAAGGCAGGTGAGTAG
- a CDS encoding XkdQ/YqbQ family protein produces the protein MAGKTRNSKRNRKSEKDDKDPKNNKGKKTENSKTSKKSKKKQKEKKPIKASNVLKEKNKLEKTFTLTVPGIPILRAGDLVSIPKNSTGIAGIFEVKSVNHNFSQKYSFYGINIYFMSLTLELVKELESEE, from the coding sequence ATGGCTGGAAAAACTAGAAATTCAAAACGTAACAGAAAAAGTGAAAAAGATGATAAAGATCCAAAAAATAACAAAGGTAAAAAGACTGAAAATTCTAAAACATCTAAAAAAAGTAAAAAAAAGCAAAAAGAGAAAAAACCGATAAAAGCGTCAAATGTCTTAAAAGAGAAAAATAAACTTGAGAAAACTTTTACTTTAACTGTTCCAGGAATACCTATTTTACGTGCTGGAGATTTAGTAAGCATTCCTAAAAACAGCACAGGAATTGCTGGAATATTTGAGGTTAAAAGCGTTAATCATAATTTTAGTCAAAAATATAGCTTTTATGGGATAAATATTTATTTTATGAGTTTAACTTTGGAATTAGTAAAAGAATTGGAAAGTGAGGAATAA
- a CDS encoding YjcQ family protein — MDNFKIIYKILIALEQAMDYEIFDNEIISHERFGISYERWANLMIQLDENGYISGIRIIKAIGGSGIKLVNPKITLKGLEYLEENTMMKKAYRLVKGTKDLLT, encoded by the coding sequence ATGGATAACTTCAAAATAATATATAAAATACTGATAGCTTTAGAGCAGGCTATGGATTATGAAATTTTTGACAATGAAATAATATCGCACGAAAGATTTGGAATATCCTATGAACGTTGGGCAAATCTGATGATACAGTTGGATGAAAATGGATATATAAGTGGAATTAGAATTATAAAAGCAATAGGAGGCTCAGGCATTAAATTAGTTAATCCTAAAATAACTTTAAAAGGCTTGGAATATTTAGAAGAAAATACTATGATGAAAAAGGCTTATAGATTAGTGAAAGGTACAAAGGATTTATTGACTTAA
- a CDS encoding phage tail tube protein — protein MDIFKANQVISGSHGTLMIDGEVFAEVSEIKIETKIERKEVWLPGGQKGEKIVGASGEGTIKRYKLNSNWFKKFTKLAKGNEVYFELYFQIDDPDVAGAEAIRITDCWNKDGFSLEAKRGEEMNEELKIGYLPINLKAVELI, from the coding sequence ATGGATATATTTAAGGCTAATCAGGTAATATCTGGCTCACACGGAACACTTATGATTGATGGTGAAGTATTTGCGGAAGTATCTGAAATAAAAATTGAAACGAAAATAGAAAGAAAAGAAGTCTGGCTTCCTGGAGGACAAAAAGGTGAAAAAATTGTTGGAGCAAGTGGAGAAGGCACGATTAAAAGATATAAATTAAACTCAAACTGGTTTAAAAAGTTTACGAAATTAGCTAAAGGAAATGAGGTATATTTTGAATTATATTTCCAAATAGATGATCCTGATGTAGCAGGAGCAGAAGCCATAAGAATTACTGATTGCTGGAATAAGGATGGATTTTCTTTGGAAGCTAAGCGTGGAGAAGAAATGAATGAAGAGCTAAAAATTGGATATCTTCCAATCAATCTTAAAGCTGTTGAGTTAATTTAG